Part of the Actinomycetota bacterium genome is shown below.
GAGGGGCCGCTGCGCGCGGGCGAGCTGGCGGAGGTCCTCCGGCGCGCGGAAGTGGCCGGCGGGCGCTCCGCTCGCGCCGGCCGGGTCCGCGCATGAGCGTCGCGCGCGCCCGCGGGCACCGGTTCGATGCGGTGGTGCTGCGGGGCTGACCGACGACGAGTTCCCCGCTGCGTCGGACGACGCGTTCGGCTCGGCCGAGGTGCGCCAGCTGTTCCGCTCGGTCGGCGCCGCCGAGCCGGAGTGGGGAGGCGTGGCGATGGAGCGGGCGCTGTTCTACGAAGCGGTCACGCGGGCGCGCCGGCGCCTGGTGTTGTGCCGGCAGGTCACCGACTCGTCGGGGACGCCGCTCGGGGCATCGCCGTTCTGGGAGGAGCTGCGGGATCTCTACCGCGCGCCCGAGGCCGAGGCCGAGGCTGACGTCGTCGACGGGGCGGACGGGCACAGGACGCTGCTCGAGGCCGGCCTCGGCGTCTCGGGCGGCCCCGGGGGGCGCGAGGCGCTCAGGAGGGCGGCGGCGTCGGCCCGGCGGGCGCCGCGGCAGGACACACTCACCGACCCGCACGTGCTCGCGCGGCTCGCCTCACAGGAGGTGTACTCCGCCAGCGAGATAGAGTCCTACCTCCAATGCCCGTTCCGGTGGTTCGTCGAGA
Proteins encoded:
- a CDS encoding PD-(D/E)XK nuclease family protein, with amino-acid sequence MRQLFRSVGAAEPEWGGVAMERALFYEAVTRARRRLVLCRQVTDSSGTPLGASPFWEELRDLYRAPEAEAEADVVDGADGHRTLLEAGLGVSGGPGGREALRRAAASARRAPRQDTLTDPHVLARLASQEVYSASEIESYLQCPFRWFVEKQLRAEPLDLAVDALTRGTVVHAALRDLYERLPAEAGAVRVT